Proteins co-encoded in one Nicotiana sylvestris chromosome 7, ASM39365v2, whole genome shotgun sequence genomic window:
- the LOC138873457 gene encoding uncharacterized protein, giving the protein MEGDHFFDFDDWRNFLVYWKGDFQYKETIKSFLSNGQWKKLRENIFGNFFRLQSVKFSGKLMHRVLLSEIVSNELDSMTFKVFDRDIKFTRDAFHIITGLKSYSSLDMKGLNEKENRLLRVYFPGKDKIELADLYSFISSRPHGTTSSFAGSDDDALKLATLYFVESVLMGKRKNRNVLEQIMKIVDDDALCASFNWGSLAYETLLKSLKSCLKSNENDVKKEKEKEKDIDSYTLVGFPFAFCVWIMEVLPIFQEKQFVNFKEVGYPRMLCYSEMKSPQFDALCRKYFHNKKLIEVSPFIPVEEEDTQPLCVEEPVSQDQGSMSSSTQFDEGVLKEIVRRLSESFKKDLQAEVTRVNQKIVVSEKKIENEIKDLKKTLGSKLDTLMNMFGKADQMNTDRESSVPIRKYGVDDHCRATERTGIFNQDAGGVERDYMDVHAEGQYEREFRDAHLDDETENVTDIGKEVCGVPEKICRVCGLQSQEDLTSPLGTSVSEIVCKCLEGTYDLSTPLSYKEKFGVQTCASQASEEAGVQYQEKTGLQSQDIGRSEIGSKSIDAICDDDDVAGMILDIANESCQQASKDHGEQLQDKENVELQEKENAARNILAELSLEKTQEGTAEKTGTDCALISICTIEILSFHLTYSSLKLKDFLGQIDLYADDNSLRKKPYKLYHQKISSKIFFLELSDSKFVLDDKHIDIALYYLRKKECYHPRDHPFRCTTTDVLFDNYMALVYKDFSEDASDEFCRRCGIAWTEVDKIFFPCRLPSEDDEVVTHFLLGVFDLNQKKIDVYDSIYSEPYEAGMNYMQIYARMIPHLLKFSQFDKNHKSFGNVFNKFDIQWQISPHQTGSTDCGAFLIKFVELLMIGKDVQQFQPEDIKDFRKELAANLWAHGEWKRNSGYDTPPENVGDDYESENETFCPKEL; this is encoded by the exons ATGGAAGGCgatcatttttttgattttgacgaTTGGCGTAATTTTCTGGTATATTGGAAAGGAGATTTTCAATATAAGGAAACAATTAAAAGTTTTCTGTCGAATGGCCAATGGAAGAAATtgagggaaaatatttttggcaACTTCTTCAGATTACAAAGTGTGAAGTTCTCGGGTAAACTTATGCACCGTGTATTGCTTTCTGAAATTGTTAGTAATGAACTTGATTCGATGACCTTCAAGGTATTTGACCGCGATATTAAGTTTACTCGTGATGCATTCCATATTATTACTGGTTTGAAGTCTTATTCGTCGCTTGACATGAAAGGTTTAAATGAGAAAGAGAATAGGCTTTTAAGAGTCTATTTCCCTGGAAAGGACAAAATTGAGTTGGCTGATTTGTATAGTTTTATTTCTAGTCGCCCACATGGTACAACTTCATCATTTGCTGGCAGTGATGATGATGCTTTGAAGTTGGCAACACTCTATTTTGTTGAGTCGGTTTTGATGGGCAAGAGGAAAAATAGGAATGTGTTGGAGCAAATAATGAAAATTGTTGACGATGATGCACTTTGCGCTTCCTTCAACTGGGGCTCTCTTGCTTATGAAACGCTATTAAAATCATTGAAGAGTTGCTTGAAATCAAATGAGAATGATgtgaagaaggagaaagagaaagaaaaagatattGATAGCTACACTTTAGTTGGCTTTCCTTTTGCGTTTTGTGTCTGGATTATGGAAGTACTTCCTATTTTCCAAGAGAAACAATTTGTGAACTTCAAAGAAGTTGGTTATCCTCGAATGTTATGTTATTCTGAAATGAAGTCTCCACAATTTGATGCTCTTTGTAGAAAATATTTCCATAATAAAAAA TTGATTGAGGTGTCACCCTTTATTCCCGTGGAAGAAGAGGATACACAGCCTCTTTGTGTGGAAGAGCCAGTTTCACAAGATCAAGGCTCAATGTCTTCTTCCACACAATTTGACGAAGGCGTACTTAAGGAAATTGTTAGA AGATTATCAGAGAGTTTtaagaaggatttgcaagcagAAGTTACCAGAGTTAATCAGAAAATTGTTGTATCAGAAAAAAAGATTGAGAACGAAATCAAG GATTTAAAGAAAACTCTAGGATCAAAGCTTGATACTTTGATGAACATGTTTGGGAAAGCTGATCAGATGAACACAGATAGAGAATCTAGTGTTCCAATTAGAAAATATGGAGTTGATGATCATTGTCGTGCTACTGAGCGTACTGGCATATTCAACCAAGATGCAGGTGGTGTTGAACGTGATTATATGGATGTGCATGCAGAGGGTCAGTATGAAAGAGAATTTAGAGATGCACATCTAGATGATGAAACTGAAAATGTTACTGATATTGGGAAAG AAGTTTGTGGAGTGCCGGAGAAAATTTGTAGAGTTTGTGGATTGCAATCACAGGAGGATTTAACAAGTCCATTGGGGACAAGTGTCAGCGAGATTGTATGCAAATGCTTAGAAGGAACGTATGATCTCTCTACACCGCtgtcatacaaagaaaaatttggagTTCAAACTTGTGCCAGTCAAG CAAGCGAAGAAGCTGGAGTGCAGTATCAAGAGAAAACTGGACTACAATCTCAAGACATAGGCAGAAGTGAGATTGGTTCCAAATCTATAGATGCAAtatgtgatgatgatgatgtagcTGGAATGATCTTGGATATTGCAAATG AATCTTGTCAACAAGCATCTAAAGATCATGGTGAACAACTGCAAGATAAAGAAAATGTGGaattgcaagaaaaagaaaatgctgCACGCAATATTTTAGCTGAGTTGTCTCTTGAAAAAACACAAGAAGGTACTGCGGAGAAGACAGGTACTGATTGTGCCCTAATTAGTATATGTACAATTGaaattttgtcttttcatttgaCCT attcaagtttaaaacttaaggacttctt gggACAAATTGATTTATATGCTGATGATAAtagtttgaggaaaaaaccatacaaattgtatcatcaaaaaatcagtagcaaaatatttttccttgagctttcagatagcaaatttgttcttgatgataAG CATATTGACATTGCTCTCTATTATCTGAGAAAGAAGGAATGCTACCACCCTCGCGATCATCCTTTTCGATGCACAACTACTGATGTTCTTTTTGATAATTATATGGCACTTGTGTATAAAGATTTCAGTGAAGATGCTAGTGATGAGTTTTG CCGTAGATGTGGAATTGCATGGACTGAGGTTGACAAAATCTTTTTTCCATGTCGGCTTCCTTCAGAAGATGATGAAGTTGTGACACACTTTTTGTTGGGAGTATTTGACTTGAATCAAAAAAAGATTGATGTATATGATTCCATATACAGTGAGCCATATGAAGCAGGAATGAACTACATGCAAATTTATGCACGCATGATCCCCCATTTGCTAAAGTTCTCACAGTTTGACAAAAATCACAAGTCTTTTGGGAATGTCTTCAACAAATTTGATATACAGTGGCAAATATCACCACACCAAACTGGATC GACTGATTGTGGTGCATTCCTGATCAAATTTGTCGAGTTGCTGATGATTGGAAAGGACGTGCAGCAATTCCAACCCGAAGACATAAAAGACTTTCGAAAAGAACTTGCTGCAAATCTTTGGGCACATGGTGAATGGAAAAGAAATTCTGGTTATGATACTCCACCAGAAAATGTTGGTGATGATTATGAGAGTGAAAATGAAACATTCTGTCCAAAGGAGTTGTAA
- the LOC138873456 gene encoding uncharacterized protein, which translates to MVEAQPLNEEVHQTFDSIQVEGQSIIEIDNEQALGIQVLESAPVIEVVADKTCTQITKRRSNLKQKESPTTILRENASLDQIKVGSVFDKKKSIINCFSNVAIKGHFEFKVVRPSSTRYSLTCNDDRCRWCVRAFRIKDSTLFKIVKLEKKHDCSVNTRKADQRHATSKLISGYIIDNLRDPRFEVTPAFVMAEMQKLHGLDIGYHKAWRAIQHASALIRGSPEENYELLCSYLYMMTSKNPGTYTNIKIDDNNRFLYMFYAYGSSIAGWNHCRPVIAIDATFLKSKYRGVLMISVSKDANNQIFPLAFGIAESENNNSYEWYFSQLRNAIGSRENLIFLSDRHQAIANGIVKVYPESHHGICIYHLEQNLKRRKVKSEVIKLFQSAARVYKRKEFDIYMSDIANVDKKTYDYLMEEPPERWARSCSPQRRYDMLTTNIVESMNSVLLEARELPILRMMDFIQVKLQHWFYERRNKAEGTFYDVSCWVEEELKNRIDLAFTLNVFPVDSWRSRVEEEGITFLVDLNKRTCDCFQFQLDELPCIHAIAAIEKRNIKKSDFCSHWYLKESWLKTYERQIHLVGHTVSWIVPESVKSQIVKPPDFKVPPGRRQKKRHIPATEPLKIIFKCGHCRRIGHNRTACIYSPALHPFSRKHREE; encoded by the exons atggttgaagctcaaCCATTAAATGAAGAGGTGCATCAAACATTTGAttctattcaagtagaaggacaaAGCATTATAGAGATTGACAACGAACAAGCTTTGGGTATTCAAGTCTTAGAGAGTGCACCGGTAATCGAAGTAGTTGCTGACAAAACCTGCACTCAAATAACTAAACGAagatcaaatttgaaacaaaaagaatccccaactacgATATTAAGAGAAAATGCTTCTTTGGATCAAATAAAAGTCGGATCAGTATTTGACAAGAAGAAGAgcataattaattgtttttctaaTGTAGCAATCAAAGGACATTTTGAATTCAAAGTTGTTAGACCAAGCTCAACAAGATATTCATTGACATGCAATGATGATAGGTGTCGTTGGTGTGTACGtgctttcagaattaaagactcAACATTATTCAAGATAGTAAAGCTTGAGAAAAAGCATGACTGCTCTGTTAACACTAGGAAAGCAGATCAAAGGCATGCTACTTCAAAGTTGATTAGTGGTTACATTATCGATAATCTTCGGGACCCAAGATTTGAAGTTACACCAGCTTTTGTCATGGCAGAGATGCAAAAATTGCATGGACTAGACATTGGATATCACAAGGCGTGGCGTGCTATTCAACATGCTTCCGCTTTAATAAGAGGAAGTCCCGAAGAAAATTATGAATTATTGTgttcatacttgtatatgatGACAAGTAAAAACCCGGGAACTTATACTAACATAAAGATAGACGACAACAACAG gtttctttatatgttttacGCATATGGATCATCGATAGCTGGTTGGAATCATTGTAGACCAGTGATTGCTATTGATGCGACTTTTTTGAAGTCAAAATATCGTGGTGTTTTAATGATTTCAGTTTCAAAAGATGCAAATAACCAAATTTTCCCATTAGCCTTTGGAATAGCAGAATCTGAAAACAACAATTCCTATGAGTGGTACTTTAGTCAGCTTCGCAATGCAATTGGGAGCCGTgagaatttgatttttttatcaGACAGGCATCAAGCTATTGCAAATGGCATTGTAAAGGTATATCCTGAAAGCCATCATGGGATTTGCATCTATCATTTGGAGCAGAACCTAAAGCGAAGAAAGGTGAAAAGTGAGGTCATAAAACTTTTCCAAAGTGCTGCAAGAGTATACAAGCGTAAAGAATTTGACATATACATGTCAGAtattgcaaatgtagataagaaaACTTATGACTACTTGATGGAAGAACCACCGGAAAGATGGGCACGTTCTTGTAGTCCACAACGAAGATATGACATGCTCACAACAAATATAGTTGAGTCGATGAATTCAGTGCTATTAGAAGCAAGGGAGCTGCCTATACTAAGAATGATGGATTTCATTCAAGTGAAGCTACAACATTGGTtttatgaaagaagaaataaagcaGAAGGAACATTTTATGATGTTTCTTGTTGGGTAGAGGAGGAATTGAAGAACAGAATAGATTTAGCATTTACTTTGAAC GTCTTCCCTGTTGATTCATGGCgttctagagttgaagaagaaggaataaCTTTCTTGGTGGACTTAAACAAAAGAACATGTGATTGTTTTCAATTTCAACTTGATGAATTACCATGCATACATGCAATTGCAGCTATCGAGAAGAGAAACATCAAGAAGTCTGACTTTTGTTCGCACTGGTACTTAAAGGAATCTTGGCTGAAAACATATGAAAGACAAATACATCTTGTAGGACATACTGTTTCATGGATTGTACCAGAGAGTGTTAAGTCACAAATTGTTAAACCTCCAGATTTCAAAGTGCCACCAGGTAGAAGGCAAAAGAAAAGGCATATTCCTGCTACCGAGCCATTAAAAATAATATTCAAATGTGGTCATTGCAGAAGAATTGGTCATAATAGAACAGCTTGTATATATTCTCCGGCACTCCATCCATTTTCAAGAAAGCATAGAGAAGAGTAG